One Punica granatum isolate Tunisia-2019 chromosome 3, ASM765513v2, whole genome shotgun sequence genomic window carries:
- the LOC116198923 gene encoding mitochondrial import inner membrane translocase subunit TIM10 isoform X2, protein MAASNAGPSALEKEQIFGMAEKEMEYRVELFNKLTSTCFNKCVEKKYKESELNMGENSCIDRCVSKYWQVNNLVGQLLGTGRPPM, encoded by the exons ATGGCGGCGAGCAATGCTGGACCATCGGCGTTGGAGAAAGAGCAG ATCTTTGGCATGGCGGAGAAGGAGATGGAGTATAGGGTGGAATTATTTAACAA GCTCACAAGCACGTGCTTCAATAAGTGTGTCGAAAAGAA GTATAAAGAATCCGAGCTAAACATGGGAGAAAATAGCTGCATTGATCGCTGTGTATCAAAATACTGGCAG GTAAACAATCTAGTTGGTCAGTTGCTTGGTACTGGCCGGCCACCAATGTAA
- the LOC116200641 gene encoding UDP-glycosyltransferase 76E11-like translates to MQASVLGSPTGVGSSPVPGPHKPDAPTCSGFSTHMASPSSSLTLRSTRDPSITVQTCSASNIVTYLAMPRLFQLGLIPPQASVDCRGWVPPLQATCQRRTLVAKHGLTNKPLTRSSTSVQEAVLMNEKEVSERAWGLANSKQPFLGAVQPGSVQGLDRLEWLLEGFWQGVGERGHIVKWAPQKAVLADKEVGGFLSHSGVELDPGEHC, encoded by the exons ATGCAGGCTTCCGTCCTGGGTTCACCAACTGGTGTTGGTTCCTCTCCTGTTCCAGGGCCACATAAACCCGATGCTCCAACTTGCTCAGGCTTCTCCACTCACATGGCTTCTCCATCGTCATCGCTTACCCTCAG ATCAACTCGAGATCCAAGCATAACAGTACAGACATGCAGCGCAAGCAATATAGTGACTTACCTTGCAATGCCTCGGCTCTTCCAGCTTGGCCTCATCCCACCTCAAG CTTCTGTCGACTGTCG GGGCTGGGTCCCTCCTCTACAAGCAACTTGCCAGAGGAGGACACTGGTTGCAAAGCATGGCTTGACAAACAAGCCCCTAACTCGGTCATCTACGTCAGTTCAGGAAGCCGTGTTGATGAATGAGAAAGAAGTCAGTGAGAGGGCATGGGGACTTGCAAACAGCAAGCAGCCTTTCTTGGGGGCCGTCCAGCCTGGTTCTGTTCAGGGCTTGGACCGCCTGGAGTGGCTTCTGGAAGGGTTTTGGCAAGGAGTCGGAGAGAGGGGTCATATCGTGAAGTGGGCACCTCAGAAGGCTGTGTTGGCGGACAAGGAAGTAGGAGGGTTCTTGAGCCACAGCGGGGTGGAACTCGACCCTGGAGAGCATTGCTGA
- the LOC116201146 gene encoding 18.1 kDa class I heat shock protein-like: MSIVPISDRRRRGGTGDSDGDPFSLEVWDAFDSFRDHVFSSLDTWRPFTADFPLPFPDSFGDFLPGPFSPARTNNRIDWKETRDAHVFRGYFPGLGRDDVVVEVRADRVLKIRGGNFSTTFELPENARLELVTADMAGGQLTVTIPKDVEERRPSNVRVVEIED; this comes from the coding sequence ATGTCGATAGTTCCGATCAGCGACCGAAGACGCAGAGGCGGCACCGGCGACAGCGATGGCGACCCGTTCTCTCTGGAGGTGTGGGACGCCTTCGACAGCTTCAGAGACCACGTCTTCTCCTCCCTTGACACCTGGCGCCCCTTTACCGCCGACTTCCCTCTCCCCTTCCCCGACAGCTTCGGCGACTTCCTCCCCGGGCCCTTCTCGCCGGCGAGAACTAACAACCGGATCGACTGGAAGGAGACGCGCGATGCCCACGTGTTCAGGGGATATTTCCCGGGCCTGGGCAGGGACGACGTGGTGGTCGAGGTCAGAGCAGACAGGGTGCTGAAGATCAGGGGCGGGAACTTCTCCACCACCTTCGAGCTGCCGGAGAACGCCAGGCTGGAGCTCGTTACGGCGGATATGGCAGGAGGGCAGCTGACGGTGACGATCCCGAAGGATGTGGAAGAGAGGAGGCCCAGCAATGTCAGGGTCGTCGAGATTGAGGATTGA
- the LOC116198924 gene encoding DNA-directed RNA polymerases I and III subunit RPAC2 — MEHTSFGDQRNATFSLTEEDHTLANALRFTLNQDPRALFCGYSIPHPSEARVNVRVQTTGEPAREVLKDACQDLMLMCQTVRSTFDKAVADFKKNP; from the exons ATGGAGCACACTTCTTTCGGGGACCAGCGGAACGCGACGTTTTCCCTCACCGAAGAGGATCACACTCTCGCTAATGCCCTCAGGTTCACCTTGAATCAAGA TCCAAGGGCTCTCTTCTGTGGTTATAGCATTCCTCATCCTTCGGAAGCTCGAGTTAATGTCAGGGTCCAGACTACAG GTGAACCAGCAAGGGAGGTGTTGAAAGATGCTTGCCAAGATCTCATGTTGATGTGCCAGACCGTAAGGAGCACATTTGACAAAGCCGTTGCTGATTTTAAGAAGAATCCTTGA
- the LOC116198923 gene encoding mitochondrial import inner membrane translocase subunit TIM10 isoform X1, which produces MAASNAGPSALEKEQIFGMAEKEMEYRVELFNKLTSTCFNKCVEKKYKESELNMGENSCIDRCVSKYWQNISRASLTCTRVQTSISPRLGKQSSWSVAWYWPATNVKFVSGFSPSPWISTCRLGPVERARESWPHPFHVSPSLG; this is translated from the exons ATGGCGGCGAGCAATGCTGGACCATCGGCGTTGGAGAAAGAGCAG ATCTTTGGCATGGCGGAGAAGGAGATGGAGTATAGGGTGGAATTATTTAACAA GCTCACAAGCACGTGCTTCAATAAGTGTGTCGAAAAGAA GTATAAAGAATCCGAGCTAAACATGGGAGAAAATAGCTGCATTGATCGCTGTGTATCAAAATACTGGCAG AATATTTCTCGAGCCTCTCTCACTTGCACCAGAGTCCAGACTTCTATATCCCCTCGCTTAG GTAAACAATCTAGTTGGTCAGTTGCTTGGTACTGGCCGGCCACCAATGTAAAGTTTGTGAGCGGTTTCAGTCCCTCTCCATGGATTAGTACATGCCGATTGGGCCCTGTTGAGAGAGCTAGGGAGTCATGGCCTCATCCTTTTCATGTTTCACCGAGTCTGGGTTAG
- the LOC116201395 gene encoding uncharacterized protein LOC116201395 has translation MRDERADKSMDKDVELVKYMSSLPSYLERGINTQEGAFNIGVLDWRNLEKWQHNQKIKLQRPRGASVSCSDSSASFLTDGFPSHSTYHSHSAVHEKMHGVQSHRAASKDLHGVKSVDWNRKDKIQGIDQTLEDHGESQVDSSKRNLLDNRILQKNDTLHSRRSAGLAHSPRKEVNFQQSGNQRRTHKVQEPNDGALEKELTGRPDRVVTCFPRDVHTGLSEESASSTNTSSTRLEETSQMSGLEKSRDSGVRSDIPQSYFLPCKLDRYDSGPSTCSSSKPIAVAAPASLLPETPASKDRRKCQLSPGKRSLEPILRADTKSLFQNIEPLTRSSVSVDRISGPSNSPRLWSSRLKCCRTVDVIDSQLGKSGTFVEKALLQVACKNGRPLFTFALNTESDILAATVKKKSTSRKSSSKWSYTVFKVPAVKREKASKMKEGGKGETPNCYPMVVSHLNVSESNCSKSTRQREFVLLPAEPRNDELAAIVVQMASRANQNTTALHGGYRCESLQVGSKGHSLNVTPYSDVVENVQDQQRLFVNKNCMSATVILPSGVHSLPSEGGEPSSLIERWKSGGSCDCGGWDVGCKLRILVNQNLLCSELSSSKAYYTSGGSVDKLAVFTPQVHEQEDQPVLSLFQSKDGIYSVEFNSSISELQAFSICIAVLDCSSPK, from the exons ATGCGAGATGAAAGGGCTGATAAAAGCATGGATAAAGATGTTGAGCTGGTTAAATATATGTCCAGTTTGCCAAGTTATCTTGAGAGGGGAATAAACACTCAGGAAGGGGCTTTCAATATTGGAGTTCTTGACTGGAGGAACCTCGAAAAATGGCAGCATAATCAAAAGATCAAACTGCAGAGACCTAGGGGGGCTTCTGTATCTTGCAGTGATTCTTCTGCATCATTCTTGACTGATGGATTCCCTAGCCATTCCACATATCATAGCCATTCTGCTGTTCATGAGAAGATGCATGGAGTGCAATCTCATAGAGCTGCATCCAAAGATCTTCATGGTGTCAAATCCGTTGATTGGAATAGGAAAGATAAGATCCAAGGAATAGATCAAACTCTTGAAGACCATGGAGAAAGCCAGGTGGATTCCAGCAAGAGGAATTTACTGGATAACAGAATCCTTCAGAAGAATGATACTTTACATTCTAGAAGAAGTGCTGGATTGGCACATTCTCCTAGGAAAGAGGTAAACTTTCAACAAAGTGGTAATCAAAGGAGAACCCACAAGGTGCAGGAACCAAATGATGGTGCTCTTGAGAAAGAACTGACTGGAAGGCCTGATAGAGTGGTAACGTGCTTTCCCCGAGATGTCCACACCGGTCTTTCAGAAGAATCTGCTAGCTCCACTAATACGTCTAGTACGAGATTAGAGGAAACAAGTCAGATGAGCGGCCTGGAGAAATCTAGGGATTCAGGAGTTAGGTCTGACATTCCACAGTCATACTTCTTGCCTTGTAAACTTGATCGCTATGATTCAGGACCCTCCACATGCAGTTCTAGCAAACCCATAGCAGTGGCTGCTCCAGCTTCCCTGCTCCCAGAGACACCAGCAAGCAAGGATAGGAGGAAATGCCAATTGAGTCCTGGTAAAAGGTCGTTGGAGCCAATATTAAGAGCCGACACAAAAagtttgtttcaaaatattgagCCACTGACACGAAGTTCAGTATCTGTGGACAGAATCTCTGGACCGTCAAACTCTCCCAGATTATGGTCCTCTAGACTGAAATGTTGCAGGACTGTTGATGTCATtgattcacaattgggcaagaGTGGGACTTTTGTGGAAAAAGCTCTACTGCAAGTGGCTTGTAAGAATGGCCGTCCTCTCTTCACCTTTGCACTGAACACTGAAAGTGATATTCTTGCAGCCACAGTAAAGAAGAAGAGTACCTCAAGGAAGAGTAGCTCTAAGTGGTCCTATACAGTATTCAAAGTTCCTGCGGTCAAAAGAGAGAAGGCAAGTAAGATGAAAGAAGGTGGCAAGGGTGAGACTCCGAATTGCTATCCAATGGTGGTGTCTCACCTGAATGTCTCTGAATCAAATTGTTCCAAATCCACCAGACAGAGAGAGTTTGTTTTACTCCCCGCGGAACCAAGAAATGATGAGCTCGCAGCTATTGTTGTCCAGATGGCATCAAGAGCCAACCAAAATACTACTGCTCTACATGGCGGCTATCGATGTGAATCATTACAAGTTGGATCCAAAGGGCATTCACTTAACGTAACACCCTATTCAGATGTTGTTGAAAACGTACAGGACCAGCAGCGGCTTTTTGTCAACAAAAACTGTATGAGTGCAACAGTGATACTTCCAAGTGGTGTACACAGTCTACCAAGCGAAGGAGGGGAACCTTCATCACTCATTGAAAGATGGAAGTCTGGTGGATCATGTGATTGTGGAGGTTGGGATGTGGGTTGTAAGCTTAGAATTCTCGTCAATCAAAATCTTCTCTGCAGTGAGTTGAGTTCATCAAAAGCTTATTATACCTCTGGCGGCTCTGTTGATAAACTGGCTGTCTTTACACCCCAG GTACATGAACAAGAAGACCAGCCTGTTCTCAGCTTGTTCCAATCAAAAGATGGAATTTATTCTGTCGAGTTCAATTCATCGATCTCAGAATTACAAGCATTCTCCATCTGTATAGCTGTATTAGACTGTAGCAGCCCAAAGTAA
- the LOC116198922 gene encoding tubulin beta-8 chain, whose product MREILHIQGGQCGNQIGAKFWEVVCAEHGIDPTGRYQGDSDLQLERVNVYYNEASCGRFVPRAVLMDLEPGTMDSVRSGPYGQIFRPDNFVFGQSGAGNNWAKGHYTEGAELIDSVLDVVRKEAENCDCLQGFQVCHSLGGGTGSGMGTLLISKIREEYPDRMMMTFSVFPSPKVSDTVVEPYNATLSVHQLVENADECMVLDNEALYDICFRTLKLTTPSFGDLNHLISATMSGVTCCLRFPGQLNSDLRKLAVNLIPFPRLHFFMVGFAPLTSRGSQQYRALTVPELTQQMWDSKNMMCAADPRHGRYLTASAMFRGKMSTKEVDEQMLNVQNKNSSYFVEWIPNNVKSTVCDIPPTGLKMASTFIGNSTSIQEMFRRVSEQFTAMFRRKAFLHWYTGEGMDEMEFTEAESNMNDLVSEYQQYQDATADEEYEEDEEAYQDEI is encoded by the exons ATGAGAGAAATCCTCCACATTCAGGGCGGCCAGTGCGGCAACCAGATCGGTGCCAAGTTCTGGGAGGTCGTCTGCGCAGAGCACGGGATTGACCCCACCGGGAGGTACCAGGGTGACTCCGATCTCCAGCTTGAGCGCGTCAATGTCTACTACAATGAGGCCAGCTGCGGCCGCTTCGTCCCCCGAGCTGTCCTCATGGACCTTGAGCCCGGGACCATGGACAGCGTCAGGTCTGGACCCTACGGCCAGATTTTCAGGCCTGACAACTTCGTGTTCGGGCAGTCTGGAGCTGGCAACAACTGGGCCAAAGGTCACTATACCGAGGGCGCTGAGCTGATCGACTCTGTCCTTGATGTCGTGAGGAAGGAAGCTGAGAACTGCGACTGCTTGCAAG GGTTTCAGGTCTGCCATTCCTTGGGAGGAGGAACTGGCTCTGGAATGGGGACACTGCTGATCTCCAAGATCAGGGAGGAGTACCCTGACAGGATGATGATGACCTTCTCGGTGTTTCCTTCCCCTAAGGTCTCCGATACTGTTGTCGAGCCCTACAACGCCACACTCTCTGTTCATCAGCTCGTTGAAAATGCTGACGAGTGTATGGTTCTCGATAACGAGGCCCTGTACGACATTTGCTTCCGAACTCTGAAGCTCACCACTCCCAGCT TTGGAGATCTGAATCATTTGATCTCGGCCACAATGTCTGGAGTTACTTGCTGCCTAAGGTTCCCGGGACAGCTTAACTCTGATCTCCGAAAACTTGCTGTGAACCTCATCCCTTTCCCCCGTCTCCACTTCTTTATGGTTGGCTTTGCTCCCCTCACATCTCGAGGGTCCCAGCAGTACCGTGCACTCACAGTCCCTGAGCTCACTCAACAAATGTGGGACTCAAAGAACATGATGTGTGCAGCTGACCCAAGGCATGGCCGCTACTTGACTGCATCAGCCATGTTCCGGGGAAAGATGAGCACGAAGGAAGTTGATGAGCAGATGCTTAATGTGCAGAACAAGAACTCATCCTACTTTGTGGAATGGATTCCCAACAACGTGAAGTCAACTGTGTGTGACATACCACCAACTGGCCTGAAGATGGCATCTACCTTCATCGGAAACTCCACATCGATCCAGGAGATGTTCAGGCGTGTCAGCGAGCAGTTCACTGCTATGTTCAGGAGGAAGGCTTTCTTGCACTGGTATACTGGTGAAGGAATGGACGAGATGGAGTTTACTGAGGCTGAGAGCAACATGAATGACTTGGTTTCCGAGTACCAGCAATACCAGGATGCAACTGCTGATGAGGAGTACGAGGAAGATGAGGAGGCGTACCAGGATGAGATATGA
- the LOC116200642 gene encoding UDP-glucose iridoid glucosyltransferase-like: MVPLPFQGDVNPMIQLASVLHAKGFSILVAHPQTNFPHPSDHPEFTFLPLKGSLTNSTVMDLIPELHPLRFKDLPVSNLRNLEALLPLVLRARKIGSSSGIIWKTTEFLELESLVELQQQFQIQFLPIGPLHKLSTASSTSFLTEDAGCIEWLDKQAHNSVIYVSFGSLAPVTEEEFTEMA; encoded by the exons ATGGTCCCCCTCCCGTTCCAAGGGGACGTGAACCCGATGATTCAACTGGCTTCTGTCCTCCACGCAAAAGGCTTCTCCATCCTCGTTGCTCACCCACAGACGAACTTCCCACATCCATCAGACCATCCTGAGTTCACCTTCCTCCCTCTGAAGGGCAGTCTCACCA ATTCCACGGTAATGGATCTCATTCCGGAGCTTCATCCCCTGAGATTCAAAGACCTGCCAGTGTCCAATTTGAGAAATCTAGAAGCTCTGCTCCCACTTGTGCTCCGAGCGCGTAAAATAGGATCATCCTCCGGGATTATTTGGAAAACCACAGAGTTCCTAGAGCTAGAGTCTTTAGTGGAGCTCCAGCAACAGTTTCAAATCCAGTTCTTACCAATAGGCCCTCTGCATAAGCTTAGCACGGCCTCATCCACTAGCTTCCTAACAGAGGATGCAGGTTGTATAGAGTGGCTAGATAAGCAAGCTCATAATTCTGTCATCTATGTCAGTTTCGGAAGTCTAGCCCCAGTGACTGAGGAAGAATTCACCGAGATGGCATAG